One genomic region from Vannielia litorea encodes:
- a CDS encoding anti-sigma factor domain-containing protein, with protein MTEQATYDEDDIALAGEYVLRLLSAEEVAGFEARLAAEPGLPLLVTEWQEGLSSLADEVEETPPAALWRRIEAAAHGADQAAGQRRGLPLWGWLTGGLAAALVAVAVFFAIDPSPAVAPTHQARIAAEDGSLTVLAALSPEGELHVIRESGGPRPGRALELWLIADGAPAPVSLGVFPEADDFRVPLPEALRAGFTGGTLAISDEPPGGSPTGAPTGDVLAAAPVQTL; from the coding sequence ATGACCGAGCAGGCCACATATGACGAAGACGACATCGCCCTCGCGGGCGAGTACGTTCTGCGTCTGCTCTCCGCCGAGGAGGTGGCCGGGTTCGAGGCCCGTCTGGCTGCCGAGCCGGGGCTGCCCCTTTTGGTGACCGAATGGCAGGAGGGGCTCTCCAGCCTCGCCGACGAGGTCGAGGAGACCCCGCCCGCCGCGCTCTGGCGCCGGATCGAGGCCGCCGCTCATGGAGCCGATCAGGCCGCCGGGCAGAGGCGTGGCCTGCCGCTCTGGGGGTGGCTCACCGGGGGCCTCGCCGCCGCGCTTGTTGCCGTGGCCGTGTTCTTTGCCATCGACCCGAGCCCCGCCGTCGCGCCCACCCATCAGGCGCGCATTGCGGCGGAGGATGGCTCGCTCACCGTGCTGGCCGCGCTCAGCCCCGAGGGCGAGTTGCATGTGATCCGCGAGTCCGGTGGCCCGCGCCCAGGCCGGGCGCTGGAGCTCTGGCTCATTGCCGATGGTGCCCCTGCGCCGGTGTCGCTCGGGGTCTTCCCCGAGGCTGACGACTTCCGCGTGCCGCTCCCCGAGGCCCTGCGCGCGGGCTTTACCGGCGGCACGCTGGCGATCTCCGACGAGCCGCCCGGCGGTTCGCCCACCGGCGCACCGACAGGCGACGTTCTGGCCGCCGCCCCGGTGCAGACGCTTTAA